The following proteins come from a genomic window of Phnomibacter ginsenosidimutans:
- a CDS encoding BatD family protein has product MFAAPDSTSFLQRWFWHLCCSLLLPLAGMAQPDWQLLTSANAIASHEQITISYTLVNAAGTGVKFPAFKDWDVLSGPMTTTSTNIINGVKSTAQQYSFQLAPRRTGSCTVPAASIVVNGKSYQTNTLVIEVTKGAQHNNSPYPPNEHGFTYDAFVLDSKENAQEKIKRNLLLKTKLSKNTCYEGETIVAEYLLYSRVNLSAELDKRPGFEGFSSIDLPAEDPGSEFQYATENGKVYKVYTLRRVQLTALRSGELKLAPMSISGTVSFLRTHNGQPIAADPYAQQRSAEEPFTVAGNVETVQVTPLPANGRPTDGAIPVGEFSYSVQMPKQPLAAGDAAELIVAVSGLGQWSMLQAPQIEWPKGITGYEPRMDEQLDSQRVPVQGVRRYIYRFAADSMGEYNIRIKGFHYFNPSEVVYKQTADSSVNLHIGAAVARSSFADDPVNDPSSFKLTEWFTRFMPVVALSAAMVLVIVLMLVGRAKRKKRNTTQELDPIFTQGLDDPMYQVTTAAGNRPLVVEKRVDVKDTSLQQDATDIKALATRMLAEVQQENTGENAAAQQLLQLCNDVLYAPFGHEHSAADLQQAYAEWKQTKA; this is encoded by the coding sequence ATGTTTGCGGCACCTGATTCTACTTCATTTTTACAACGCTGGTTTTGGCACCTGTGTTGCAGCCTGTTGCTGCCACTGGCCGGCATGGCACAGCCCGATTGGCAGCTGCTTACATCAGCCAATGCCATTGCCAGTCATGAGCAAATTACCATCAGCTACACTTTGGTAAATGCAGCCGGCACAGGGGTAAAATTTCCTGCCTTTAAAGATTGGGATGTACTCAGCGGCCCCATGACCACTACCAGTACCAACATCATCAATGGTGTTAAATCAACAGCGCAGCAATACAGTTTTCAATTGGCGCCACGGCGAACCGGTAGTTGCACCGTACCCGCTGCCAGCATTGTAGTAAATGGCAAAAGCTACCAAACCAATACACTGGTTATAGAAGTAACCAAAGGAGCTCAGCACAACAATAGTCCGTACCCACCTAACGAGCACGGATTTACGTACGACGCCTTTGTACTCGACAGCAAAGAAAATGCACAGGAAAAAATAAAACGCAACCTGCTGCTGAAAACCAAACTCAGCAAAAACACTTGCTACGAAGGAGAAACCATTGTGGCCGAATACCTGCTGTACTCCAGGGTAAACCTGAGTGCCGAGCTCGACAAACGCCCGGGTTTCGAAGGCTTTTCTTCTATTGATTTACCGGCCGAAGACCCCGGCAGCGAGTTTCAGTATGCTACGGAAAATGGAAAGGTGTACAAAGTGTATACCTTGCGCCGGGTGCAATTGACAGCACTACGATCGGGTGAGCTCAAACTGGCCCCCATGAGCATTTCGGGTACTGTTTCATTTTTACGCACCCACAACGGACAACCCATTGCTGCAGACCCCTATGCACAGCAGCGTTCTGCAGAAGAACCCTTTACCGTAGCTGGAAATGTAGAAACCGTGCAGGTGACACCATTACCTGCCAATGGCCGGCCTACCGATGGCGCCATTCCTGTGGGTGAATTTTCTTACAGTGTACAAATGCCCAAGCAGCCACTGGCTGCAGGCGATGCTGCCGAGTTGATTGTGGCGGTAAGTGGTCTCGGGCAGTGGAGCATGCTACAGGCGCCACAGATTGAATGGCCCAAAGGCATTACCGGTTACGAACCCCGCATGGACGAGCAACTCGATAGCCAACGGGTACCGGTGCAGGGTGTGCGGCGGTACATTTATCGCTTTGCAGCCGATAGCATGGGTGAGTACAATATCCGCATCAAAGGGTTTCATTATTTCAATCCATCCGAAGTAGTGTACAAGCAAACGGCCGATAGCAGTGTGAACCTGCACATTGGCGCAGCAGTGGCTCGTTCCTCTTTTGCCGACGATCCGGTGAATGACCCAAGCAGTTTTAAACTCACCGAATGGTTTACCCGTTTTATGCCTGTAGTGGCATTGAGTGCTGCAATGGTACTGGTGATTGTACTCATGCTGGTGGGCAGGGCCAAACGAAAAAAACGAAATACTACTCAGGAACTCGACCCCATATTTACACAAGGTCTTGACGACCCCATGTATCAGGTAACAACTGCTGCCGGCAACCGCCCATTGGTAGTAGAAAAAAGAGTTGATGTAAAAGACACAAGCTTACAACAGGATGCTACTGATATTAAGGCGTTGGCTACTCGTATGCTGGCAGAAGTACAGCAAGAAAATACAGGAGAGAACGCAGCAGCACAACAATTGTTGCAGTTGTGCAACGATGTATTGTATGCCCCTTTCGGGCATGAGCACAGCGCAGCTGATTTGCAGCAGGCCTATGCCGAATGGAAGCAGACTAAGGCGTAA